The following proteins are co-located in the Salvelinus sp. IW2-2015 unplaced genomic scaffold, ASM291031v2 Un_scaffold1439, whole genome shotgun sequence genome:
- the acads gene encoding short-chain specific acyl-CoA dehydrogenase, mitochondrial yields MAALFKAGKALGLCVSGCRSLSSLAELPEMHQMMRQTCRDYADRELGPIAGKLDKEHLFPVQQVRELGAMGVMAVEVPEELGGAGMDYLAYSLAVEEISRGCGSTGCVVSVNNSLYIGPILKFGTQKQKEQWITPFTTGEKVGCFALSEPGNGSDAGAASTLARQEGEEWVLNGTKAWITNSWDASATVIFATTDKSLKHKGISAFLVPMPHPGLSLGKKEDKLGIRATSTANLILEDCRIPLGNMLGPRGSGFKIAMQTLDSGRIGIASQALGIAQAALDCAADYAHKRTAFGAPIGKLQAVQFKLADMAVAVESARLLTWKAAMLKDAKKPFTKEAAMAKLAASEAATFCGHQSIQVLGGMGYVTDMPAERHYRDARITEIYEGTSEIQRLVIAGQLLKEYAP; encoded by the exons CCCTGGGCCTGTGTGTCAGTGGCTGTAGgtctctgtcctctctagctGAGCTACCAGAGATGCACCAGATGATGAGACAAACCTGTAGAGACTACGCAGACAGAGAGCTGGGTCCTATAGCTGGCAAACTTGACAAGGAACATCTCTTCCCAGtgcaacag GTGCGAGAGCTGGGTGCTATGGGGGTGATGGCTGTCGAGGTTCCTGAGGAGCTGGGAGGAGCAGGAATGGACTACCTGGCCTACTCTCTGGCCGTGGAGGAGATCAGTAGGGGCTGCGGCAGCACTGGATGTGTGGTCTCGGTCAACAAC tctttgTACATAGGGCCAATATTGAAGTTTGGAACACAGAAGCAGAAGGAACAGTGGATCACCCCCTTCACGACTGGAGAGAAAGTTGGCTGCTTCGCTCTTAGTGAACCAG GTAATGGTAGTGATGCAGGAGCAGCGTCTACTTTAgccagacaggagggagaggagtgggtgTTGAACGGGACTAAAGCCTGGATTACCAACAGCTGGGATGCTTCGGCTACTGTCATATTCGCTACCACTGACAAGTCACTCAAACACAAG GGTATCAGTGCATTCCTGGTGCCCATGCCCCATCCTGGCCTGTCCCTGGGGAAGAAGGAGGACAAGCTGGGCATCAGAGCAACCTCCACTGCCAACCTCATCCTGGAGGACTGTAGGATACCCCTGGGCAACATGCTGGGGCCACGAGGATCTGGCTTCAAGATAGCCATG CAAACCCTGGACAGTGGGCGTATAGGTATAGCTTCCCAGGCTCTGGGTATTGCTCAGGCTGCTCTGGACTGTGCTGCGGACTACGCTCACAAACGCACCGCCTTCGGAGCTCCCATTGGCAAGCTGCAGGCCgtacag TTCAAGCTGGCAGACATGGCTGTAGCTGTTGAAAGTGCTCGTCTCCTCACCTGGAAGGCTGCAATGCTAAAAGACGCCAAGAAACCCTTCACCAAG GAAGCAGCGATGGCCAAACTAGCAGCGTCTGAGGCTGCTACCTTCTGCGGCCACCAG TCAATCCAGGTTCTTGGGGGAATGGGTTACGTGACAGACATGCCAGCGGAGAGGCACTACCGCGACGCGCGAATCACTGAGATCTATGAAGGCACCAGTGAGATCCAGAGACTGGTGATAGCCGGCCAGCTGCTGAAGGAGTACGCACCATAG